The following proteins are encoded in a genomic region of Ostrea edulis chromosome 7, xbOstEdul1.1, whole genome shotgun sequence:
- the LOC125667450 gene encoding E3 ubiquitin-protein ligase Trim36-like, with protein sequence MATATTQAQELITCDLNCVKPVQQFCNSCQVGLCEDCINKHVKSLKSMKHDIVPFTKRTVQLVFPQCTSHSHQRCEGHCQQCDVPVCIKCLLGPRHKGHDVGDMADIITKKRENIKRETEEIESRIIPKNKSNDADVEKKISKSNAHYSGLEKEAKDKRKKWHLEVDNIFDTLESLIQSLKVQEITILKSCQSQLRSQNSSMTQTVQENKEILKSNKVFDVSHYKSKLTEFRAIPQVPDVMSPSLKTNTVQGRELSLELGEYRATLTQTTLSLPSLTDEVLHLYVKELLKEAKVIANIPTNVKELNTVACVGSDRAWISGTDKMIRFVDIHGTVTDTVNSTCNMSPYDITVNRQGELIYSDTISRTVNIVRHGKTETLITTPRGWKLGGLCCTRSGDILVNMKSTDDRHCKIVRYQGERVTQEIDKDERDNPIYKGGRYGVFMTENDNGDIVASDVNADRVVVVDRRGKVRFRYNDKPPGEKKSFNPAKIVTNSMCHIIVADFNNACLHILDQNGQFIKCVDNCGLYDEPFGLSVDSEGRLWVGLFKSGEMKVIQYMK encoded by the coding sequence ATGGCTACTGCCACCACCCAGGCACAGGAGCTCATCACCTGTGACCTAAACTGTGTCAAGCCTGTCCAGCAATTCTGTAACAGCTGCCAAGTCGGTCTGTGTGAAGACTGCATCAACAAACATGTTAAAAGCCTCAAGTCCATGAAGCATGACATTGTTCCCTTCACAAAGCGCACAGTCCAGCTGGTGTTCCCTCAGTGTACATCTCATTCCCACCAGAGATGTGAGGGCCACTGTCAACAGTGCGATGTCCCAGTCTGCATAAAATGTCTTCTGGGTCCTCGTCATAAAGGTCATGATGTTGGGGACATGGCAGACATCATTACCAAAAAGAGAGAAAATATCAAAAGAGAAACAGAAGAAATTGAAAGCCGTATTATTCCCAAGAACAAATCAAATGATGCAGatgttgaaaagaaaatttccaaatccAATGCCCACTACTCTGGTTTAGAAAAAGAAGCTAAggataaaagaaagaaatggcACCTAGAAGTAGACAATATTTTTGACACACTTGAATCACTGATCCAATCACTCAAAGTTCAAGAAATTACCATTCTGAAGTCATGCCAGTCCCAACTCAGAAGTCAAAATTCCAGTATGACCCAAACTGTTcaagaaaacaaagaaatccTGAAGTCCAACAAAGTGTTTGATGTCAGCCATTACAAATCCAAACTGACTGAATTCAGAGCCATTCCACAAGTACCTGATGTAATGTCACCCTCTCTCAAAACAAACACAGTCCAAGGGAGAGAACTCAGCCTAGAATTAGGAGAATACAGGGCCACACTGACACAGACAACACTATCACTACCCAGTCTGACAGATGAAGTCCTCCATTTATATGTTAAGGAATTATTAAAAGAAGCCAAAGTGATTGCAAACATTCCAACAAATGTCAAAGAGTTAAACACAGTAGCCTGTGTTGGATCAGATAGAGCTTGGATTAGTGGAACAGACAAAATGATACGATTTGTTGACATACATGGAACTGTTACTGACACTGTcaacagtacatgtaatatgtccCCTTATGACATTACAGTGAACAGACAGGGAGAACTGATTTACAGTGATACCATCAGTAGAACTGTGAACATTGTCAGACACGGGAAGACTGAGACACTGATCACCACACCACGGGGCTGGAAGCTAGGGGGACTGTGCTGTACCAGATCAGGGGACATCCTGGTCAATATGAAAAGTACTGATGATCGCCACTGCAAAATCGTTCGTTATCAGGGAGAGAGAGTCACACAGGAAATAGATAAAGATGAACGCGACAATCCAATCTATAAAGGGGGGAGATATGGAGTGTTTATGACGGAGAACGACAATGGTGACATCGTGGCTTCTGATGTTAATGCTGACAGAGTGGTAGTGGTGGACAGGAGAGGAAAAGTCCGATTCCGATACAACGACAAACCACCGGGGGAAAAGAAATCATTCAATCCTGCAAAGATAGTGACCAACTCCATGTGTCATATCATTGTGGCAGATTTTAACAATGCCTGTCTACACATTCTAGACCAGAATGGACAATTCATTAAATGTGTGGACAATTGTGGATTATATGATGAGCCTTTTGGACTGAGTGTGGACAGTGAGGGGAGATTGTGGGTAGGGTTGTTCAAATCAGGAGAAATGAAAGTGATCcagtacatgaaataa